The Rattus rattus isolate New Zealand chromosome 1, Rrattus_CSIRO_v1, whole genome shotgun sequence genome includes a region encoding these proteins:
- the Myt1 gene encoding myelin transcription factor 1 isoform X5, giving the protein MSSESDDKRARTRSKTLRGPPETTGADLSCPTPGCTGSGHVRGKYSRHRSLQSCPLAKKRKLEDAETEHLVSKRKSHPLRLALDEGYRMDSDGSEDAEVKDASVSDESEEPLEEAEAEMSGQEEIHHPQTAEGKSLIKPHFGSNPTSSPSGFSKGSYSSYQGIIATSLLNLGQIAGETLVQEDSVSVTKLGPTVVHQLQDEAAMGANSDEGEKDLFIQPEDVEEVIEVTSERSQEPCPQSMKDMVNEESSKQKGVLGHEEEEEEEEEEEEEEEEGEEGEEEEEEEDEEEDEEDEEEDEEEEEAAPNVLFGDDTTHTSVQKASSEFRGPELSSPKPEYSVIVEVRSDDDKDEDSHSQKSAVTDESEMYDMMTRGNLGLLEQAIALKAEQVRAVCESGCPPTEQGHLGPGEPGKMAKPLDVVRKSCYNKDPSRVEKREIKCPTPGCDGTGHVTGLYPHHRSLSGCPHKDRIPPEILAMHENVLKCPTPGCTGQGHVNSNRNTHRSLSGCPIAAAEKLAKSHEKQQLQTGDPPKNNSNSDRILRPMCFVKQLEVPPYGSYRPNVAPTTPRANLAKELEKFSKVTFDYASFDAQVFGKRMLAPKIQTSETSPKAFQCFDYSHDAEAAHMAATAILNLSTRCWEMPENLSTKPQDLPSKTVDIEVDENGTLDLSMHKHRKRENTFPSSSSCSSSPGVKSPDVSQRQSSTSAPSSSMTSPQSSQASRQDEWDRPLDYTKPSRLREEEPEESEPAAHSFASSEADDQEVSEENFEERKYPGEVTLTNFKLKFLSKDIKKELLTCPTPGCDGSGHITGNYASHRSLSGCPLADKSLRNLMAAHSADLKCPTPGCDGSGHITGNYASHRSLSGCPRAKKSGLKVAPTKDDKEDPELMKSRIQQETTWQ; this is encoded by the exons ATGAGCTCAGAAAGTGATGACAAGCGAGCCCGCACACGGTCCAAGACCCTCCGAG GACCCCCAGAGACCACAGGTGCAGACCTCAG TTGTCCTACCCCAGGATGTACTGGTTCAGGACATGTGCGGGGCAAGTACTCCAGACATCGAAG CTTACAGAGTTGCCCTCTGGCCAAGAAGAGAAAACTGGAGGATGCTGAGACTGAGCACCTGGTGTCCAAGAGGAAGTCACACCCTCTGAGGCTGGCTCTGGATGAGGGCTACCGCATGGACAGTGATGGCAGCGAGGATGCCGAAGTGAAGGACGCCTCTGTTTCAGATGAATCAGAAGAACCcctggaggaggctgaggctgagatgTCAGGACAGGAGGAGATTCATCACCCACAGACAGCTGAAG GAAAAAGCCTGATCAAGCCCCATTTTGGCTCCAACCCCACAAGCAGCCCTTCTGGCTTCTCCAAGGGCAGCTACAGTAGCTATCAGGGCATCATTGCAACTTCCCTCCTAAATCTGGGCCAAATTGCTGGAGAGACCCTTGTGCAGGAGGATTCAGTCTCAGTAACTAAGTTGGGCCCCACTGTTGTTCATCAGCTTCAGGATGAGGCTGCAATGGGGGCCAACAGTGATGAGGGTGAAAAGGACCTCTTTATACAGCCAGAAGATGTGGAGGAGGTCATTGAAGTCACCAGTGAACGCTCCCAGGAGCCATGCCCTCAGTCTATGAAGGATATGGTTAATGAAGAGTCAAGCAAACAGAAAGGTGTCCTAGgtcatgaggaggaggaagaggaagaggaagaagaggaggaggaggaagaggagggagaggaaggagaggaagaagaggaagaggaggatgaagaagaagatgaggaagatgaggaggaagatgaggaggaggaggaagcagctccAAATGTCCTCTTTGGGGACGACACCACCCACACCTCTGTCCAGAAGGCTTCTTCTGAGTTCCGAGGCCCAGAGCTATCCAGTCCTAAACCTGAGTACTCAGTCATCGTGGAGGTCCGTTCTGATGACGACAAGGATGAGGATTCACACTCCCAGAAGTCAGCAGTCACAGATGAATCAGAAATGTATGACATGATGACCCGTGGGAATCTGGGCCTTCTGGAGCAGGCCATTGCCCTAAAGGCTGAGCAGGTGCGAGCGGTCTGTGAGTCTGGCTGCCCACCTACTGAGCAGGGCCATCTGggcccaggagagccagggaaaATGGCGAAGCCCTTGGATGTGGTGAGGAAGAGCTGCTACAACAAAG ATCCTTCCAGGGTGGAGAAGCGTGAAATCAAGTGTCCGACACCTGGCTGTGATGGCACTGGGCATGTTACTGGGTTGTACCCTCATCACCGCAGCCTGTCTGGCTGTCCCCACAAGGATAGAATTCCTCCAGAGA TCTTGGCCATGCATGAAAATGTGCTGAAGTGCCCCACTCCCGGCTGCACGGGCCAAGGCCATGTGAACAGCAACCGCAATACCCACAGAAG TTTGTCTGGATGTCCCATTGCTGCTGCTGAAAAATTAGCCAAATCTCATGAGAAGCAGCAGTTGCAGACAGGAGATCCTCCCAAAAATAACTCCAATTCAGATCGGATCCTCAG GCCCATGTGTTTTGTGAAGCAGCTCGAGGTTCCTCCTTATGGGAGCTACCGACCCAATGTGGCTCCCACCACACCCAGGGCCAACTTGGCCAaggagctggagaagttctcCAAAGTCACCTTTGACTACGCAAGTTTTGATGCTCAGGTTTTTGGCAAACGTATGCTTGCCCCAAAGATTCAGACCAGCGAAACCTCACCCAAAGCCTTCCAAT GCTTCGATTACTCTCATGACGCTGAGGCTGCACACATGGCTGCCACAGCCATCCTGAACCTCTCCACTCGGTGTTGGGAGATGCCAGAGAACCTCAGCACAAAGCCACAGGACCTCCCCAGCAAG ACTGTGGACATTGAGGTAGATGAGAACGGAACTCTGGACCTGAGCATGCACAAGCACCGAAAGCGAGAAAACACTtttcccagcagcagcagctgcagtaGCAGCCCTGGTGTCAAGTCTCCTGATGTCTCTCAGCGTCAGAGCAGTACCAGCGCCCCCAGCAGCTCTATGACCTCACCCCAGTCCAGCCAGGCCTCTCGCCAGGATGAGTGGGACCGTCCTCTAGACTACACCAAACCTAGCCGACTCCGAGAGGAAGAGCCTGAGGAG tcgGAGCCAGCAGCACACTCTTTTGCTTCTTCTGAAGCAGATGATCAGGAGGTATCAGAAGAGAACTTTGAAGAGCGAAAGTACCCAGGGGAAGTCACCCTAACCAACTTTAAGCTGAAGTTTCTTTCCAAGGACATAAAGAAGGAGCTTCTCAC CTGTCCCACCCCCGGCTGTGACGGTAGTGGCCATATCACCGGGAACTATGCCTCCCATCGCAG CCTCTCTGGTTGCCctcttgctgacaagagcctcaGAAACCTCATGGCTGCCCACTCTGCTGACCTCAA GTGCCCCACACCTGGCTGTGATGGCTCTGGCCACATAACAGGGAACTATGCTTCACACCGGAG TTTGTCAGGCTGCCCACGTGCCAAGAAGAGTGGACTCAAGGTGGCGCCTACCAAGGATGACAAGGAGGACCCCGAGTTGATGAA